The Candidatus Equadaptatus faecalis genomic interval CTTTAATGCGCGCGATATTTCGGAAACGTCCTGCTGTCTGTTGTCGGTGCGTCTGGACGCGTCCATAAGCTGCAGATAGTCAAGCACTATAAGCCCCTTGTCCGTTTTCTGTTTTGCAAAGAAACGGCGGCATTTCGCGCGCAGTTCTATTGTGGACAGAGCTGCTGTTTCGTCAATGTAGAGCGGACATTTTTCAAGCCTTCCTGCTGCGTCTGCCAGCTGCTTCCATTCTGCAGAGTTCATTGAAACGTTGCCCTTCGCTGAGTTAACGTCAAGCAGCTGGCGCAGGTTAACCCTGGATTCGGCGGCTATCATTCTGTTTGCCACCTGCTCTGCCGACATTTCAAGGCTGAAAATAAGAACCGGTATGTTTTCTTCAAGCGCTACATGCGCGCCGATGTTCAGCGCAAGCGCTGTTTTTCCCATTGACGGGCGTGCGGCAAGAATGTAGAGCGAGCCGGGCTGAAGCCCTCCGGAGATTTTGTCAAAATCGCGGAAGCCTGTGCTTATGCCAGTGAACGAGGTACCGTTTGCAAGCCTGCTTTCAATATCCCTGAACGCGTCGGTTACAACGTCTTTTGCTTCGCGTATCGTAGTCGTTCTGCCTGTACGCGCGAGTTCGTAAATGCTCTGCTCTGCTTTTTCAAGAGCCTCGTCGGAGGCAATGTTTTCAGTGTAGCCGAGCTTCGTTATGTCGGTGCCGACTGTGATAAGTCCCCGCAGAACAGCTTTTTCAAGCACTATGTCCGCATAATATTCGGTATTTGCGGAGGTGGAAACGCTGTCCATAAT includes:
- the dnaB gene encoding replicative DNA helicase, which gives rise to MAQVIDRQPPFNLEAERAVLGACLLDKDALALAVEKLHTEDFYDPRHAQAFELLLSLFEKGTAVDAVTFLNEIQSRGVEQNVGGQPFIAAIMDSVSTSANTEYYADIVLEKAVLRGLITVGTDITKLGYTENIASDEALEKAEQSIYELARTGRTTTIREAKDVVTDAFRDIESRLANGTSFTGISTGFRDFDKISGGLQPGSLYILAARPSMGKTALALNIGAHVALEENIPVLIFSLEMSAEQVANRMIAAESRVNLRQLLDVNSAKGNVSMNSAEWKQLADAAGRLEKCPLYIDETAALSTIELRAKCRRFFAKQKTDKGLIVLDYLQLMDASRRTDNRQQDVSEISRALKAIAREFKVPVLALSQLSRAVESRQDKRPMLSDLRESGAIEQDADMVMFIYREAYYKQEAADQNAELIVAKNRNGATGKVDFVFFNEYTRFEPMIKSY